The following are encoded together in the Pleurocapsa sp. FMAR1 genome:
- a CDS encoding YbaB/EbfC family nucleoid-associated protein, whose amino-acid sequence MAGKGFGPLGKMKELADAFKKAQEVQAGAQQLQNELEQLEIEGTSEDGLVKVVMSGNQEPRRVEISPDAMSQGAEALSASVTAAMKSAYEQSTEMMRGRMEELTSGLNLPGM is encoded by the coding sequence ATGGCAGGAAAAGGATTTGGTCCACTAGGAAAAATGAAAGAACTTGCTGATGCTTTTAAAAAGGCGCAGGAAGTCCAAGCGGGAGCGCAACAACTCCAAAATGAATTGGAACAGCTAGAGATTGAAGGAACTAGCGAAGACGGACTAGTTAAAGTAGTTATGAGTGGTAATCAAGAACCCCGTCGTGTAGAAATTTCCCCTGATGCTATGTCTCAGGGCGCAGAAGCTCTTTCTGCATCTGTAACCGCCGCTATGAAATCTGCCTATGAACAGTCTACAGAGATGATGCGCGGGCGCATGGAAGAATTAACCAGCGGTTTGAATCTTCCTGGAATGTAG